From the Pseudomonas baltica genome, one window contains:
- a CDS encoding RHS repeat-associated core domain-containing protein: protein MRFHSPDRLSPFGRGGLNAYAFCNADPVNNSDPSGKVSISAFTTATRVQKYFSKLGAFKASNELVLVNKYRGGGRLAREFGDIAGFVKARLILEITVVRARKDIDVMSFGDGLMHKYVITERGELIIGSTHPHHEISHATFAKYVNHSASDNNLFQEACLLTTSLLTLKLNP from the coding sequence ATGCGATTTCACTCACCGGATAGATTGAGTCCGTTTGGTAGGGGAGGATTGAATGCTTATGCATTTTGCAATGCTGATCCAGTGAATAACTCCGATCCTTCTGGGAAGGTTTCGATCTCTGCTTTTACTACTGCAACGCGCGTCCAAAAATATTTTTCGAAGCTTGGCGCTTTCAAAGCTTCAAATGAACTCGTATTGGTTAATAAGTATCGAGGGGGAGGGAGGTTAGCAAGGGAGTTTGGCGATATTGCTGGGTTTGTCAAAGCACGTTTAATCCTCGAAATAACCGTGGTTCGTGCCCGGAAGGACATTGATGTCATGAGTTTTGGAGATGGCCTGATGCATAAATATGTAATCACTGAGCGGGGTGAACTCATCATAGGAAGTACGCATCCGCACCATGAGATTTCCCATGCTACATTTGCGAAATATGTTAATCATTCAGCCTCCGATAACAATCTGTTTCAGGAGGCCTGTTTGCTAACTACATCGCTCTTGACGCTGAAGCTCAATCCTTGA
- the dacB gene encoding D-alanyl-D-alanine carboxypeptidase/D-alanyl-D-alanine-endopeptidase, translating to MNWINRACAMALVLLLSACSNTPNTTDQAGKPWREQIDSVLADPALDGAQVSLTVRDASNGKMLYQHEPRRRGVPASSLKLLTSAAAMSVLGADYRFATELRSNSLPSAGVLNGNLYLRGTGDPTMTPADYRELAAALARSGVRTVRGDLLLDDTWFDARRLGTEWANDDESEPYAAQISALNIALDDHYNVGSVRLTATARGAARPGLLVEPANALVQVIDHGGTGAFTVEREHGSNRIDVSGSLAPGAVDSRWLSVWEPTALVADVFRQALAEQGIVVQGQTRLGVVTPPSASLLAQHRSMPLAELIKPLLKQSNNGIAEVLLKSMGQQTAHAGTAEAGIVAASGFLSSQGIDAEQLRQFDGSGLSRRNLISSQTFTDVLIAARRQPWFPAWYDALPIAGTGDRQTGGTLRNRLKGTAAQNNLHAKTGSMGSVSSLTGYVTTGEGRLLVVSMVSNNFLSSEGRVKRLEDQVVRALLVSGD from the coding sequence ATGAACTGGATCAACCGCGCGTGTGCAATGGCTTTAGTGCTGTTGCTGAGCGCCTGTAGCAATACTCCGAACACGACCGATCAGGCCGGCAAGCCCTGGCGAGAACAGATCGACAGCGTGCTGGCAGACCCCGCGCTGGACGGCGCGCAGGTGTCGTTGACGGTGCGCGATGCCAGCAACGGCAAGATGCTTTACCAGCATGAGCCTCGGCGCCGAGGGGTACCGGCTTCGAGCCTGAAACTGCTGACCTCGGCTGCGGCCATGAGCGTGCTGGGTGCCGATTATCGCTTCGCCACCGAGCTGCGCAGCAATTCGCTGCCGAGTGCCGGCGTGTTGAACGGCAATCTGTACCTGCGCGGTACCGGCGACCCGACCATGACCCCCGCCGACTACCGCGAGCTGGCGGCCGCGCTGGCCCGCAGCGGCGTACGCACGGTGCGTGGCGATCTGCTGCTGGACGACACCTGGTTCGACGCTCGCCGCCTGGGCACCGAATGGGCCAACGATGACGAAAGCGAGCCCTATGCCGCGCAGATTTCGGCGTTGAACATCGCGCTGGATGATCACTACAACGTTGGTTCGGTGCGCTTGACCGCCACGGCTAGAGGCGCGGCTCGCCCTGGTCTGTTGGTCGAACCCGCCAATGCGCTGGTGCAAGTGATCGACCATGGCGGCACTGGCGCCTTCACGGTCGAGCGCGAGCACGGCAGCAATCGTATTGACGTCAGCGGCAGCCTGGCGCCGGGGGCGGTGGACAGTCGCTGGCTGAGTGTCTGGGAACCCACCGCGCTGGTGGCCGACGTGTTCCGCCAGGCGCTGGCCGAGCAGGGCATCGTCGTGCAAGGCCAGACGCGCCTGGGTGTCGTGACCCCGCCGAGCGCGTCGTTGCTGGCGCAGCATCGCTCGATGCCGCTGGCCGAGCTGATCAAGCCGTTGCTCAAGCAGTCCAACAACGGCATCGCCGAGGTGCTGCTCAAGAGCATGGGTCAGCAGACCGCCCATGCAGGCACGGCCGAAGCCGGGATCGTGGCGGCCTCAGGGTTTCTCTCGAGCCAGGGCATCGACGCCGAGCAACTGCGCCAGTTCGACGGCTCCGGCCTGTCGCGGCGCAACCTGATCTCGTCGCAGACCTTCACCGACGTGCTGATCGCGGCTCGCCGTCAGCCGTGGTTCCCCGCCTGGTATGACGCCCTGCCGATTGCTGGCACCGGTGATCGGCAGACCGGCGGTACCCTGCGCAATCGGTTGAAAGGCACAGCGGCGCAGAACAATCTGCATGCCAAGACGGGCTCGATGGGTTCGGTGTCATCGTTGACGGGGTATGTGACGACGGGGGAGGGTCGGTTGCTGGTGGTGTCGATGGTCAGCAACAACTTCCTGAGTTCAGAGGGGCGTGTGAAGCGGCTTGAGGATCAGGTGGTGCGCGCGTTGCTGGTCAGTGGGGATTGA
- a CDS encoding DMT family transporter yields the protein MNLALYLLTVVIWGTTWIALKLQLGVVAIPVSIVYRFALAALILFAILLVSRRLQPMNRRGHLICLAQGLCLFCVNFMCFLTASQWVPTGLIAVVFSTASLWNALNARLLFGQPIARNVLAGGLLGLAGLGLLFWPELSSHPASAQTLLGLGLALFGTLCFSAGNLLSSLQQKAGLRPLTTNAWGMLYGATMLGLYCLLRDIPFAMDWSTRYVGALMYLVIPGSVIGFTAYLTLVGRMGPERAAYCTVLFPLVALNISAVMEGYVWTSPALLGLVLVMSGNVMVFRKPRPPVLLKSAHMNG from the coding sequence ATGAATCTCGCCTTGTACCTGCTCACCGTGGTCATCTGGGGTACCACCTGGATCGCCCTCAAGTTGCAACTGGGCGTAGTCGCCATCCCGGTCTCGATCGTCTACCGCTTTGCCCTCGCTGCACTGATCCTGTTCGCCATTTTGCTGGTCAGCCGCCGACTGCAGCCGATGAACCGCCGCGGGCATCTGATCTGCCTGGCCCAGGGGCTGTGCTTGTTCTGCGTCAACTTCATGTGTTTTCTGACGGCCAGCCAGTGGGTGCCGACGGGCCTGATCGCCGTGGTGTTTTCCACCGCCAGCCTGTGGAATGCGCTCAATGCGCGGTTGCTCTTTGGTCAGCCAATCGCCCGCAACGTGCTGGCCGGTGGTCTGCTGGGGCTGGCGGGGCTGGGGCTGTTGTTCTGGCCCGAGCTGAGCAGTCATCCGGCCAGCGCGCAGACCCTGCTTGGCCTGGGCCTGGCCCTGTTCGGCACCTTGTGTTTCTCGGCCGGCAACCTGCTCTCCAGCCTGCAACAAAAGGCGGGCTTGCGGCCGCTGACCACCAACGCGTGGGGCATGCTCTATGGCGCAACGATGCTGGGACTGTACTGCCTGCTGCGCGATATTCCCTTCGCCATGGACTGGAGCACGCGCTATGTCGGCGCGCTGATGTATCTGGTCATCCCCGGCTCGGTCATCGGTTTTACCGCCTATCTCACCCTTGTCGGGCGCATGGGCCCTGAGCGTGCGGCCTATTGCACGGTACTGTTCCCGCTGGTGGCGTTGAACATTTCGGCGGTTATGGAGGGCTATGTGTGGACGTCCCCGGCGTTGCTTGGGCTGGTGCTGGTGATGTCAGGAAATGTCATGGTTTTCCGCAAGCCGCGCCCGCCAGTGCTGTTAAAGTCGGCGCACATGAATGGCTGA
- a CDS encoding AraC family transcriptional regulator, whose translation MLPLAHLQVFQALHGSSSARLEHCAELGDGMVAALWSNRHDAQRYEGPSHHTLSCYMAGGTGTFRRDRPDRKGSPDKLCVLPAGHDSQWVINGELRLAHLYFGEAQFAHGCVTLLDREPRELQLRESTFLDDPLQAARFHHLTRLNWQEPGERILTSSLAHEMLGHMLLTQVGIRDGLRLKGGLAAHQRRRLVEFIDAHLAEPLSLGTLAQLCNLSEYHFARMFRSSFGMPPHQYVLARRLHRARQLLQGTGLPLGEVALACGFASASHFAHRFGQTVKVKPGQYRLAMADR comes from the coding sequence ATGCTCCCACTCGCCCACCTTCAGGTTTTTCAGGCCCTGCATGGCTCCAGCAGCGCGCGGCTGGAGCACTGTGCCGAGCTCGGCGACGGCATGGTCGCAGCGCTGTGGAGCAACCGCCACGACGCCCAGCGCTACGAGGGCCCCAGCCACCACACGCTGTCGTGCTACATGGCCGGCGGCACCGGCACCTTCCGCCGCGATCGCCCGGATCGCAAAGGCAGCCCCGACAAACTCTGTGTGCTGCCGGCCGGGCACGACTCGCAGTGGGTCATCAACGGTGAGCTGCGCCTGGCGCACCTGTATTTCGGCGAGGCGCAGTTCGCCCACGGCTGCGTCACCCTGCTGGACCGTGAACCGCGCGAGCTGCAACTGCGCGAGAGCACCTTCCTCGACGATCCACTGCAGGCGGCACGTTTCCATCACCTGACCCGCCTGAATTGGCAAGAACCCGGCGAGCGGATACTGACCAGCAGCCTGGCCCACGAAATGCTCGGGCACATGCTGCTGACCCAGGTGGGCATTCGAGATGGCCTGCGCCTCAAGGGTGGCCTGGCGGCGCATCAGCGTCGGCGCCTGGTGGAGTTCATCGATGCGCACCTGGCCGAGCCGTTGAGCCTGGGTACGCTGGCACAGCTGTGCAACCTGTCCGAATACCACTTCGCGCGGATGTTCCGCAGCAGCTTCGGTATGCCGCCCCATCAATACGTGCTGGCGCGGCGACTGCACCGGGCAAGGCAGTTGCTGCAGGGCACCGGCCTGCCACTGGGCGAGGTGGCGCTGGCCTGTGGATTCGCCAGTGCCAGCCACTTCGCTCATCGGTTTGGGCAGACGGTCAAGGTCAAGCCGGGGCAGTATCGCCTGGCCATGGCAGACAGATAG
- a CDS encoding protease modulator HflK, translating into MRIDLDADDIHPDSLPRFQSATAQSSRLLRLSQVLIGLAGLALVLAFLIDLFSPTSIWPAVLTNNAATAFIVLAGLQSARQIAQWRADAIGADPELPVADLPDQVPEGGWYERLLERFGDVGKRTFAQIGAPTLWLAGWGLLALASLYQVWELTLPAAAATAASNLGAGLLLLLAFGLLVFERQLTQQASEQWPEARALAQLLRALLATLLLSALAVFLRNAEAVWPVRLAVLIGLLPGLMAVELLIRAIASLFSPRQPRLEPRLLGESLTANLLRWPPQPLQALQDELRNRFGIDLRQVWAFTYMRRAFWPVLMVIAVIGWALTGVREVPVDGRGIYERFGEPVMVFSPGLHLGLPWPFGQVIAAENGQVHELATSVEAGASAPVTVAAEGPAPESADRLWDGTHFNDKSQVIASSQGGQQGFQIVNLDVRFVYRIGLDDHQVLAATYHNADIPGLISSTANRVLVHAFASRTLDELLGEQRNDLGAQIGAAVQHDLQQLDSGVEILATVVEAIHPPAGAANAYHGVQAAQIAAQALISRERGAASQQRNEAQLQASTLQDNANAGAREVNAQALAADRRFSAEQQAFASAGQAFLLEQYLSQLSLGLVNAKLLVVDHRLGAGQAPTLDLRTFALPVDPVSSPKTAP; encoded by the coding sequence ATGCGTATCGATCTAGACGCCGACGACATTCACCCTGACAGCCTGCCGCGATTCCAGAGTGCTACGGCGCAGAGCAGCCGCTTGCTGCGCCTGAGTCAGGTGCTGATCGGCCTGGCAGGCCTGGCGCTGGTGCTGGCCTTTTTGATCGACCTGTTCTCGCCGACCTCGATCTGGCCGGCGGTACTCACCAACAACGCCGCCACCGCATTCATCGTGCTGGCCGGGCTGCAGAGCGCGCGACAAATCGCCCAGTGGCGCGCTGACGCTATCGGCGCCGATCCCGAATTGCCGGTGGCCGACCTCCCTGACCAGGTGCCCGAAGGCGGTTGGTACGAGCGCCTGCTGGAACGCTTTGGCGACGTTGGCAAGCGCACCTTCGCGCAGATCGGGGCACCCACGCTATGGCTCGCGGGCTGGGGCCTGCTGGCATTGGCAAGCCTCTATCAAGTATGGGAACTGACCTTGCCAGCGGCCGCAGCGACCGCAGCCAGCAACCTCGGTGCCGGGCTGTTGCTGCTGCTGGCGTTCGGGCTGTTGGTGTTCGAGCGCCAATTGACCCAGCAGGCCAGCGAGCAATGGCCCGAAGCTCGCGCCCTGGCGCAGCTGCTGCGAGCCTTGCTGGCCACGCTGCTGCTCAGCGCCCTGGCGGTATTTTTGCGCAACGCCGAGGCCGTCTGGCCGGTGCGCCTGGCGGTGCTGATCGGCCTGTTGCCCGGGCTGATGGCCGTCGAGCTGCTGATTCGCGCCATTGCCTCACTGTTCAGCCCGCGTCAGCCTCGCCTGGAACCGCGCCTGCTGGGCGAAAGCCTGACCGCCAACCTGCTGCGCTGGCCGCCGCAGCCGCTGCAAGCCTTGCAGGATGAACTGCGCAACCGCTTCGGTATCGACCTGCGGCAAGTCTGGGCCTTCACCTACATGCGCCGCGCCTTCTGGCCGGTGCTGATGGTGATCGCAGTGATTGGCTGGGCCCTGACCGGTGTGCGCGAAGTACCGGTCGATGGCCGCGGCATCTACGAGCGTTTCGGCGAGCCGGTCATGGTGTTCAGCCCTGGCCTGCATCTGGGCCTGCCGTGGCCGTTCGGGCAAGTGATCGCGGCCGAAAACGGCCAGGTGCATGAGCTTGCCACCAGCGTCGAGGCCGGAGCCAGCGCCCCGGTGACAGTCGCCGCCGAGGGCCCGGCCCCAGAGAGCGCCGACCGCCTGTGGGACGGCACCCATTTCAATGATAAATCCCAGGTGATCGCCAGCAGTCAGGGCGGTCAGCAGGGCTTTCAGATCGTCAACCTGGATGTGCGTTTCGTCTACCGTATCGGCCTGGACGACCACCAGGTGCTGGCCGCGACCTACCACAACGCCGATATTCCCGGGCTGATCAGCAGCACCGCCAACCGCGTATTGGTGCATGCCTTCGCCAGCCGCACGCTGGACGAACTGCTCGGCGAACAGCGCAACGACCTGGGCGCGCAAATTGGCGCGGCGGTCCAGCACGACCTGCAGCAACTGGACAGCGGCGTCGAGATCCTCGCCACCGTGGTCGAGGCCATTCACCCGCCCGCCGGCGCCGCCAATGCCTACCACGGCGTGCAGGCCGCGCAGATCGCCGCGCAGGCGCTGATCTCCCGCGAGCGCGGCGCCGCCAGCCAGCAGCGCAACGAAGCGCAGTTGCAAGCCAGCACCCTGCAAGACAACGCCAATGCCGGTGCCCGCGAAGTCAACGCCCAGGCGCTGGCCGCCGATCGGCGCTTCAGTGCCGAGCAGCAGGCCTTCGCCAGTGCCGGCCAGGCCTTTTTGCTGGAGCAGTACCTGAGCCAGCTGAGCCTGGGCCTGGTCAACGCCAAGCTGCTGGTGGTCGACCACCGACTGGGTGCCGGCCAGGCGCCTACCCTTGATCTGCGCACATTCGCCTTGCCGGTCGACCCCGTGTCGTCACCCAAGACCGCCCCTTAG
- a CDS encoding protease modulator HflC encodes MSSLHSHDHHDHGGHDHSGHAGHGHGHGHGHGHHHHHHGGDPVSGAALWRRMILALVLVLFAIAAASLVQVHSGEATVVTRFGDPARVLLKPGLNWRWPAPFEASIPVDLRLRTTSSGLQDVGTRDGLRIIVQAYVAWQVQGDDDNVKRFMRAVQNQPDEAARQIRTFIGSALETTASSFDLSSLINTDASQVRIAEFETQLRQQISQQLLATYGVRVAQVGIERLTLPSVTLNATVDRMRAERETIATERTAIGKREAAQIRSGAERDARMLQADASVKAADIEAQSRVDAAKIYGQAYARAPQLYSLLRSLDTLGTVVTPGTRLVLRTDAAPFRVLVDGPPTLDKPTQDKKPSGTQP; translated from the coding sequence TTGAGCTCGCTGCATTCTCACGATCACCATGACCACGGCGGCCACGACCACAGCGGCCACGCCGGCCATGGACACGGCCACGGCCACGGCCACGGTCATCACCACCATCATCACGGCGGCGATCCGGTGTCCGGTGCCGCGCTGTGGCGCCGCATGATCCTGGCTCTGGTACTGGTGCTGTTCGCTATTGCGGCCGCCAGCCTGGTGCAGGTGCATTCCGGCGAGGCCACCGTGGTCACCCGCTTCGGCGATCCGGCGCGGGTGCTGCTCAAGCCAGGCCTGAACTGGCGCTGGCCGGCACCGTTCGAGGCCAGCATCCCGGTGGATCTGCGCCTGCGCACCACCTCCAGCGGCCTGCAGGATGTCGGTACCCGCGACGGCCTGCGGATCATCGTGCAGGCGTATGTGGCCTGGCAGGTGCAGGGCGATGACGACAACGTCAAACGCTTCATGCGCGCTGTGCAGAACCAGCCGGACGAAGCCGCGCGGCAGATCCGCACCTTCATCGGCTCGGCGCTGGAAACCACTGCCAGCAGTTTCGATCTGTCGAGCCTGATCAATACCGATGCCAGCCAAGTGCGCATCGCCGAGTTCGAAACCCAGCTGCGCCAGCAGATCAGCCAGCAATTACTCGCCACCTATGGCGTGCGTGTGGCCCAGGTCGGCATCGAGCGCCTGACCCTGCCCTCGGTGACCCTCAACGCCACCGTCGACCGCATGCGTGCCGAGCGCGAGACCATCGCCACCGAGCGCACCGCGATCGGCAAACGCGAGGCGGCGCAGATTCGCTCCGGCGCCGAACGCGATGCGCGCATGCTGCAAGCCGACGCCAGCGTCAAAGCTGCAGATATCGAAGCGCAGTCGCGGGTCGACGCCGCCAAGATCTACGGCCAGGCCTATGCCCGCGCGCCGCAGCTCTACAGCTTGCTGCGCTCGCTCGACACCCTCGGCACCGTGGTGACGCCGGGCACGCGCCTGGTGCTGCGTACCGATGCGGCGCCGTTCCGGGTGCTGGTCGACGGGCCGCCAACGCTCGACAAGCCAACGCAGGATAAAAAGCCTTCCGGTACGCAGCCATGA
- a CDS encoding protease modulator HflK, translating to MSDDALAPRDASPWQQAGRLTFLALYGVTLVAALAWATSNIREIAPQNRAVVLRMGALDRVQNAGLLLAWPQPFEQVVLLPAADRVIERRIEPLLRSAEALKAERMATFGDPLSDALAGSGYLLTGDAGVVQLDVRAYFKVNDAYAYVLQGEHVLPALDRVVTRSAVALSAARDLDTILVARPELIGSDSQAAERRERLRGDLVQGINAQLDKLKDEGLSLGIRVDRVDVQSSLPTPAVAAFNAVLTASQQADQAVANARTDAAKTTQAATQQADRTLQVAHAQASERLATAQAQTATIDSLAQANPAATDPDLLLRLYRERIPAILHQAGSVTTVDPADSDHLILQGADR from the coding sequence ATGAGCGATGACGCCCTCGCCCCTCGCGACGCCAGCCCGTGGCAACAGGCCGGGCGCCTGACGTTCCTGGCACTGTATGGCGTCACCCTCGTGGCCGCGCTGGCCTGGGCCACCTCGAACATCCGCGAAATCGCCCCGCAGAACCGCGCGGTGGTACTGCGCATGGGCGCCCTCGATCGCGTGCAGAATGCCGGCCTGCTGCTGGCCTGGCCCCAGCCGTTCGAACAAGTGGTGCTGCTACCTGCCGCCGACCGCGTGATCGAACGCCGTATCGAGCCCTTGCTGCGCTCCGCCGAGGCGCTCAAGGCTGAACGCATGGCCACTTTTGGCGACCCGCTGAGCGACGCACTGGCCGGTTCGGGCTATCTACTGACCGGTGATGCCGGCGTGGTGCAACTGGACGTGCGCGCCTATTTCAAGGTCAACGATGCTTACGCCTACGTGCTGCAAGGCGAACACGTGCTGCCCGCCCTGGACCGCGTGGTGACTCGCAGCGCCGTGGCCCTCAGCGCCGCCCGCGACCTGGACACCATCCTCGTCGCCCGCCCGGAACTGATCGGTAGCGACAGCCAGGCCGCCGAGCGCCGCGAACGTTTGCGCGGCGACCTGGTGCAAGGCATCAACGCGCAACTCGACAAGCTCAAGGATGAAGGCCTGAGCCTGGGCATCCGCGTCGACCGGGTGGATGTGCAATCGAGCCTGCCGACCCCGGCCGTCGCCGCCTTCAACGCCGTGCTGACCGCCAGCCAGCAGGCCGATCAGGCCGTGGCCAACGCCCGCACCGATGCCGCCAAGACCACCCAGGCAGCCACCCAGCAAGCCGACCGCACCCTGCAAGTGGCCCACGCTCAGGCCAGTGAACGGCTGGCCACGGCCCAGGCGCAGACCGCGACCATCGACAGCCTGGCGCAAGCCAACCCCGCCGCCACCGACCCGGACCTACTGCTGCGCCTGTACCGCGAACGCATCCCGGCCATCCTCCATCAAGCCGGCTCGGTGACCACGGTCGACCCGGCCGACAGCGACCACCTGATCCTCCAGGGAGCCGATCGATGA
- a CDS encoding heavy metal translocating P-type ATPase: MTAHSHDPAAAESHAHDHAPAEALDPSLLTRAEQRSAARQLTLAMLALGLLALGLLWRWYDPLQSGVSQILLGVASLLVAVPVLRSAWYSLRYPSLHGITDQLIALALIAAWTTGDLMTAALLPIIMIFGHVLEERSVIGSQEAIHALGKLTHSNARQLLPDGSVREIDNSQLQPGDIVEVRAGDRLPADGVVLSGQASLDTAPITGESVPVEASVGVQVFGGAINLDGLLRVEVTRTGSDSTLGKVIALMQNAERSKPPITRVLERYAGSYLILVLMIAAVTWFVTHDAQAMLAVLVAACPCALVLSAPATAIAGIAVAARHGILIRSSAFLEELADLTSLVVDKTGTLTYGSLRLQDLELTEAAQEIVGPDADAIPPGIAAGQFQVMRLAASLGAASSHPVSRALATLVPKAHWLALEDLHERQGLGVVAQTAQGTAALGRAELFAQLGIDLPPVPDHGGPIAGLALNGRFLGWLKLADSIKPEARLALSELRELGLGRQVLLTGDRQRVASEVAQVVGISDVVAQALPEDKLDRVTAEIGKGFRPMVVGDGINDSLALKAGVVGVAMGAGGADIALASADIVLIGSDLRRLGTCVRLSRRCRHTLHVNVVIGLGWTLAIVALAAFGLLGAAGAMIAAVLHNLSTLLVLGNAGRLLRFQEPLAKLE; this comes from the coding sequence ATGACAGCTCACTCTCACGACCCTGCAGCAGCCGAGAGCCACGCTCATGATCACGCACCTGCAGAGGCACTCGACCCCAGCCTGCTGACGCGCGCCGAACAGCGCAGCGCCGCACGCCAGTTGACCTTGGCCATGCTTGCCCTCGGTCTGCTGGCGCTGGGTCTGCTGTGGCGCTGGTACGACCCGCTGCAAAGTGGCGTCAGCCAGATTCTGCTCGGCGTCGCCTCGCTGCTGGTGGCCGTGCCGGTGCTGCGGTCGGCCTGGTACAGCCTGCGCTACCCCAGCCTGCATGGCATCACCGATCAGCTGATCGCCCTGGCGCTGATCGCCGCCTGGACCACCGGCGACCTGATGACCGCCGCCCTGCTACCGATCATCATGATCTTCGGCCACGTGCTCGAAGAACGCAGCGTGATCGGCTCCCAGGAAGCCATCCACGCCCTCGGCAAACTGACCCACAGCAACGCCCGCCAATTGCTGCCCGACGGCTCGGTGCGCGAGATCGACAACAGCCAACTGCAGCCCGGCGACATCGTTGAAGTCCGCGCCGGCGATCGCCTGCCCGCTGACGGTGTGGTGCTGTCCGGCCAGGCCAGCCTCGATACCGCGCCGATCACTGGTGAGTCGGTGCCGGTCGAAGCCAGCGTCGGCGTGCAGGTCTTCGGGGGCGCAATCAACCTCGACGGGCTGCTGCGCGTCGAAGTGACCCGCACCGGTAGCGACTCGACGCTGGGCAAAGTCATCGCCCTGATGCAGAACGCCGAGCGATCAAAGCCGCCGATCACCCGCGTGCTGGAGCGCTATGCAGGGAGTTATCTGATTCTGGTGTTGATGATCGCCGCCGTGACCTGGTTCGTCACCCACGATGCCCAGGCGATGCTGGCGGTGCTGGTGGCAGCGTGCCCCTGCGCGCTGGTGCTGTCGGCGCCGGCCACCGCCATCGCCGGCATCGCCGTGGCGGCGCGCCATGGCATTTTGATCCGCAGTTCGGCGTTCCTCGAAGAGCTGGCCGACCTGACCTCGCTGGTGGTGGACAAGACCGGCACGCTGACCTACGGCTCGCTGCGCCTGCAAGACCTTGAGCTCACCGAGGCGGCACAGGAGATAGTCGGCCCCGACGCCGACGCTATACCGCCTGGCATCGCTGCTGGCCAGTTTCAGGTCATGCGCCTGGCAGCCAGCCTTGGTGCGGCCAGCAGCCATCCGGTCAGCCGTGCCTTGGCCACTCTGGTGCCCAAGGCGCACTGGCTGGCGCTCGAAGACCTGCACGAGCGCCAGGGCCTGGGCGTGGTCGCGCAGACCGCGCAAGGCACGGCGGCACTGGGACGCGCCGAGTTGTTCGCGCAGTTGGGTATCGATCTGCCGCCCGTGCCGGACCATGGCGGCCCGATTGCCGGACTGGCCCTCAACGGACGGTTTCTGGGCTGGCTGAAACTGGCCGACAGCATCAAGCCGGAGGCGCGTCTGGCGCTGAGCGAATTGCGCGAACTGGGCCTGGGTCGGCAAGTGCTGCTCACTGGCGACCGCCAGCGGGTCGCCAGCGAAGTGGCGCAGGTGGTGGGCATCAGCGACGTGGTTGCCCAGGCCCTGCCCGAAGACAAGCTTGACCGTGTTACCGCCGAGATCGGCAAGGGCTTCCGGCCCATGGTGGTAGGCGACGGCATCAACGATTCGCTGGCGCTCAAGGCCGGGGTGGTCGGTGTGGCCATGGGCGCAGGCGGTGCGGATATCGCCCTGGCCTCTGCCGACATCGTGCTGATCGGCTCGGACCTGCGGCGCCTGGGCACCTGCGTGCGCCTGAGCCGTCGTTGCCGGCACACCTTGCACGTTAATGTGGTGATCGGCCTGGGCTGGACCCTGGCCATCGTCGCACTGGCGGCCTTCGGCTTGCTGGGCGCGGCGGGGGCGATGATCGCGGCGGTGCTGCACAACCTCAGCACCTTGCTGGTGCTGGGCAATGCCGGGCGGTTGCTGAGGTTTCAGGAGCCGTTGGCAAAGCTGGAGTAG
- a CDS encoding DUF3325 domain-containing protein, whose translation MIPAVLLSYAGFTALCLAMDKHHGELLRRKPGALQRRALTGAGWLLLGLALAAAVSDAGWAMGLVNWTAGMMASAVLLVWLIPYQPRLALGIAAASLLVSPLAALGLT comes from the coding sequence ATGATTCCGGCAGTGTTGTTGTCGTATGCGGGGTTCACGGCCCTGTGCCTGGCGATGGACAAGCACCATGGCGAGTTGCTCAGGCGCAAGCCTGGTGCGCTGCAGCGCAGGGCGCTGACGGGAGCAGGATGGCTGCTGCTGGGGCTGGCCTTGGCCGCTGCCGTGAGTGATGCTGGCTGGGCCATGGGCCTGGTCAACTGGACGGCCGGGATGATGGCCAGCGCGGTGTTGCTGGTGTGGTTGATACCGTATCAGCCGCGCCTGGCGCTGGGCATCGCCGCCGCCAGCCTGCTGGTCAGCCCGTTGGCGGCGCTCGGCCTGACCTAG